From one Nocardioides sp. Kera G14 genomic stretch:
- the nhaA gene encoding Na+/H+ antiporter NhaA: MPDRSGRLFQRGSWLETSRTAEVLRGETTGGLLLIAGAVIALVWANTGWHSSYDDLRSFRIGPQHLHLHLTLGEWAADGLLAIFFFVAGLELKREFVAGDLRDPRRAALPVAAAVGGMIAPALIFTLLNLGGHGSLRGWAIPTATDIAFAVAILAVISTHLPSGLRTFLLTLAVVDDLLAIVVIALFYTSSLHPGWLLLAVVPIIAFAVLVQRRIFPAWLLIPLALLAWGLVHASGIHATVAGVLLGFTVPVRRRDGDEDKPGLAEHIEHLVRPLSAGVAVPVFAFFAAGVTVGGWDGLGDALSDRVALGIIAGLVVGKTVGISAATWLLATFTRAQLDDELSWIDVLGMAMLGGIGFTVSLLIGELAFGPDSVRDEHVKVGVLAGSVLAGVLAASVLRARNRTYRRMAALESEDADGDGIPDAFA, encoded by the coding sequence ATGCCTGATCGCTCCGGACGCCTCTTCCAGCGCGGCTCCTGGCTCGAGACCTCGCGCACCGCAGAGGTCCTCCGCGGCGAGACCACCGGCGGTCTCCTCCTGATCGCCGGCGCCGTGATCGCCCTGGTCTGGGCCAACACCGGCTGGCACTCGTCGTACGACGACCTCCGCTCCTTCCGCATCGGGCCACAGCACCTCCACCTGCACCTCACGCTCGGTGAGTGGGCGGCCGACGGCCTGCTGGCGATCTTCTTCTTCGTCGCGGGGCTCGAGCTCAAGCGGGAGTTCGTCGCCGGCGACCTGCGCGATCCCCGTCGTGCCGCCCTGCCGGTCGCGGCGGCCGTGGGCGGGATGATCGCGCCCGCGCTGATCTTCACCCTCCTCAACCTCGGAGGGCACGGCAGCCTGCGCGGCTGGGCGATCCCCACGGCGACGGACATCGCCTTCGCCGTGGCGATCCTCGCCGTCATCTCGACCCACCTGCCCAGCGGACTACGGACCTTCCTGCTGACGCTGGCCGTGGTCGACGACCTGCTCGCGATCGTCGTGATCGCCCTCTTCTACACGTCGTCCCTGCACCCGGGCTGGCTGCTGCTTGCGGTCGTCCCGATCATCGCCTTCGCCGTGCTGGTGCAGCGCCGCATCTTCCCTGCATGGCTGCTCATCCCGCTTGCGCTCCTGGCTTGGGGCCTGGTCCACGCCAGCGGGATCCATGCGACCGTGGCCGGAGTCCTGCTCGGCTTCACCGTGCCTGTGCGGCGCCGTGACGGTGACGAGGACAAGCCCGGCCTGGCCGAGCACATCGAGCACCTGGTCCGGCCGCTCAGCGCAGGCGTGGCCGTGCCGGTCTTCGCCTTCTTCGCGGCCGGCGTGACCGTCGGTGGGTGGGACGGTCTGGGCGACGCCCTCTCCGACCGCGTGGCGCTGGGCATCATCGCGGGCCTCGTGGTCGGGAAGACCGTCGGCATCAGCGCGGCCACCTGGCTCCTCGCAACCTTCACCCGCGCCCAGCTCGACGACGAACTGAGCTGGATCGACGTGCTCGGGATGGCCATGCTCGGCGGAATCGGCTTCACGGTCTCGCTGCTGATCGGCGAGTTGGCGTTCGGGCCCGACTCGGTGCGCGACGAGCACGTCAAGGTCGGTGTGTTGGCCGGATCGGTCCTCGCCGGCGTACTGGCGGCGTCGGTGCTGCGCGCGCGCAACCGGACCTACCGCCGGATGGCGGCACTGGAGTCCGAGGACGCGGACGGCGACGGCATCCCCGACGCCTTCGCCTGA